The DNA window tggatatacCTTGTGTAATCCATTATCTGGAAAACATGAATGAAAATCATAACTTGGATAATAAATATGGATATTTTTAGTGTAATTTTTAGTAATTTGTTTAGGTGTTAACAAATGTAATGAGGTACAAGCAGCTtatattaaagttatgttgataCAGACTTTGTCCCtttaaacaaaacatatacagtatatgatgggAGCTACCCAAGAACAATCTTATTCACAAAACAGTTCCAGGACAGGCATTATGTTTTTTGGGAAAGTGTGAGAGTGACTGAATGTTGAACAAACAGTAGGCCATGTCTTGAGTGCttgtttatataaaatgtaaaaaaaataaataaataatttgtgtttttgcaAGACATATTAATGTGAAATAAGTAGTTTGTTTATGGAAGACATACAAGTGTTTCCTATTTTTCCTTTACCAGCATAATTGAAGTGTTGCAAAACCCTAATGACAAGTCACTTAGTAAGTTGATGTTTTATGCTAttctttatatttataatgtatttttgaaagttatttgtaaaagattgttttaaattaattttgttttaaaactttttccTCAGATGAAGGACAAGCATTTcagctgggggaaaaaaaaatcaaccctGATGAATTTTGCCATTTGAAGATGACCCTTTGTTTATTGAACAATTTGCACTTGTATTTTAACATAATCCCATAAATGCCACATCTACAATAGGACAAGTAAAAGacattcattttttgtatttttcatattcTGGAGCTCTCTTAACAAAAAAGATAGAATAACAATTCAGGACTACAAATAGCTGTTGAGAAATTGTTAACCTCATAACTTAATGGGCCTTAAGGATTAGTGTTTCATGGATAAATAATGTAGGATCAAATCTGCAGGGTTTTTGGTGTGTTCTTTCAGTATCCCTAAAGATGacctgcatttattattattatttcagaattAAATCGGCAAGATTAGTTTACCACTGAGACAGAAATGGCAGCAGCATGATCATTTTTCTGATTGATTATTAATTTAATGAGACTCTCGTTTGGTATTAATTACTAGAGATATTATTGAGAAATGCTTTTCAGAAATATTTAGAAAGTTGATATCTGATAAAGAAAGCTTAGCAATTCAGCTATATATTTGCATTCAAGTCCACTCCAAATTATGGGTTGTAGGATACAAAGtcaaatatttgtataaatcAAATATaagtacaatttttattaatataagaAAATCTATCTTTGAAGAACTACCAGTCAACAATTCTGTTGTCTACCACAGCGCAATGCCAAAAGCATCTGATTTTGTAGGATTATACCCTAAATTCAGATgtttcatttaaaacaacaacaaaaccacaAATCAGTTTATAAATTCACATTACAGCATCATTCATTATAGGCCTACTCCACATTCAAATGTTTAGAGTTACTggaaattaattaatgtattgcCTGAATTAAAATTACATGATAGTCAAAAAGGGTTTGCATCCGAATGGTCTATACGGTCATGGTTAAGATGGGATAACCAGACCGATCCAGCAGATATATCTGAGAGATTATTTTAACATGACCCTAATCTAATTTGACCTGAGACAGAGGAGACTAGTGATTGCCTGCCCAGTCCAAGCGTGTAATTAGAACATTACAGAAGATGTGCTGTTGTGTTCCTGGCGAATGCAATTTAATTTGAGGTTAATAAAAGCAATTAATCTGAAAAGTTTGTTAAAGCTCATTTATTTATCATAAATGGATTGGATACACATTAACAAAATAATACATGAAACATCTGAGGAACTATTCTATAGTGCCCTCATCACTAAgataaataattttgcattggAAAATTAATAGATAATAGATAACTTAATAAATATGTTTGGATAATGCATATAAGCATGCATTActtttcatattttatatatattgttttaatttcagtGGTATTGAGATTTCAGTATGTGTCGTAATTCATTTTGGGTAGGTTTGGGACAAATAAGCAAAGTCACCCTTGATCTGGGCATGTTGGTTGACCGTTGCAAGAACTGTAGCAAACACTGGACCACAACTTGCCCCTCAGGGCCTGTCCTGACATTCAGTCACACACAGAGAAAGGAAAGGGAAGAAAGCAAGCATGTTATAAGATAGAGGGGAGGGGGTCTTGGAGGAGGTAATGACGCATTCCCAGGCCCCAGCATCTCCACAACTCTCAGCAGCATGTAATGAGCTTAACCACACAGCCATGCCTTGCCTGTGTCAGTGCAAAGGGGTCAATCATTCGGATTATCACACTCGACTTTGACATCACAATCCTCAGCACTCTGTgttttttctgtccttttttgAAAACCTTTTGAACCTtttgtgaatttgtttttttcacatgggTAAGTGACTATTGATATATTAAACTTTTGTCACTGGTTCAGATGGGACTGTCAGCTCAGATATGGATCATAATTTACTCCAGCTAAGAAGAGGGCTGTATAAGGTTTGGCAAGTTTGAGGGTGGGGTGTAACATTTGGTTTTGGAACAGGGATTCACCCTTGTTATCTTTAAAAATACAAACCAATGCCACTTTGCAACAACAAGGTTGCTGACAATGGAACATCAGCACAGCCACTGCAAGAGGGAAAAGCAATGGTGGATTCCCTCATTAAGGTGAGTTGGTCTTAAATTATCCAATAACTGACCATAATCAAACTTTGACATATTTTCTTATCTTAAATGGACTTCTACAATTTTTAGGGACTTTTGTGATGGTATCATTTTTAATGATCTTAAATTTAGGCTTAGAGCATCATTAATTCATTTTTGTCAAAGAAAAAGAAGATATTAATAAATCAGATtaatgcattctgtaatctgcaaaatattaataaagataagttatggggggggggtatttttcagtcatttgtTTAGCTGTTTACAACAAAATTATTGAGGTCCAAATTGAAGATGTAAGAGCATAGAGTGTGTGTCCTCATTTCTCATTTGCAGACAGAACATGAAAGCATCTTGTAATGGTGTGTTTCTCAAGCCTTAGGGTAAAAAAGCACTATCTCTGAGTAAGGATGATCCATGGTCCACTGCTTGATTCAGGTGGAGGCATGTGTCGATACCCTGACTAACCAACTAAAATTAGCTGTATTCTTTCTATTCTGTTGTCAGCAATGCCACTTTGCAGAAGCCCCACATGGCTAAAGATAGCATGAATTAAAGCAAGATCCCAAAAGATTCCAAAGCTTATCCTGAAATAGCCATCTAATGACAAGCAGATTATTAGAAATATTTGTCATTCATAATCCTCCATAAGGATGTTTGATAACCTGAACAGTAATAAAATCAACGATAGCCTATATATCATATACATAAATCGTAAAGTCTGAAGATTCacatttttaatatacagttgaTCTGATCTGACTCAGGTGGTGGCATGTTATCGGCACTTGGCCTCCTGTGTTGGCGGATGCACTGACAGCTCCAGTCTGCGCCTTGATCTGCGGCAAACACGAGACCGGGCCCAGGCACTAGCACTGTCCTGCCGCAACCACCTGACAGCTCGGCTAAGAGATAAAAATTTACCAGAGGATAGAAGGAAGGAAACAGAGCTGCTGTGGGTGGCGTTCTCCTCTTGCCTGGAGCTCTTACATGCAGACATGTGCAAAGTTTTCAGCATGGTCAAGCACTTTTCCCTGGCCGGCAACAGTACCATGGTACAAACAGGCATACAGGGTAAGCATGCAGAACTGCATGTATTTGTAAAGACACTGCCAACAGACACTTTTCATGTTAATATCGCCTATGCATAACTTACATCCATTTATGAGCTGCTGCTTCTCATCTGTAACATTCCTTCCCCGTGTACCATGCAGTCATACATCCAATGAAACtcatttgattcattatatatatatatatatatatacacacacacacacacacacacacacacacacacatacatacactggtggtcctaaaaatttgtaataatgtacagattttgctcttattgaaagaaattggtacttttattcaccaaagtggaattcagctgatcacagtgtatagtcaggacattaatattgtgaaaaattgtccagatactcaaatggcatttcaccccacgcttcctgtagcacttgtcatagatgtggctgtcttgttgggcacttctcacacaccttacagtctagctgatcccacaaaaactcaatggggttaagatccataacactcttttccaattatctgttgtccaatgtctgtgtttcttttcccactctaaccttttctttttgtttttctgtttcaaaagtggctttttctttgcaattcttcccataaggcctgcacccctgagtcttctctttactgttgtacatgaaactggtgttgagcgggtagaattcaatgaagctgtcagctgaggacatgtgaggcatctatttctcaaactagagactctgatgtacttatcctcttgtttagttgtacatctggccttccacatctctttctgtccttgttagagccagttgtcctttgtctttgaagactgtagtgtacacctttgtatgaaatattcagttttttggcaatttcatgcattgtatagtcttcattcctgaaaacaatgattgactgacgagtttctgtttcttttttgccatttttgacctaatattgaccttaagacatgccagtctattgcatactgtggcaactaaaaaacaaacacaaagacaatgttaagcttcatttaatgaaccaaacagctttcagctgtgtttgatataatggaaagtgatttttttagtaccaaattagcaatttatcatgattactcaaggataaggtgttggagtgatggctgctggaaatggggcctgtctagatttgatcaaaaatgacttttatcaaatagtgatggtgctgtttttttacatcagtaatgtcctgactataccttgtgatcagttgaatgccacattggtgaattaaagttccaatttccttccgaaacaacaaaatctgtacattattccaaacttttggccgaaagtgtgtgtgagtatgtgtatatatgtatgtatatgtgtgtgtgtgtatatgtgtgtgtgtatatatatatatatatatacacacacacacacacacacactgtaaatactgtatatacagtatacagtgacgagccaaaacattatgaccactcacaggcgaagcgaataacgttgatcatctcttaacaaggccacatgtcaatgtctgtgtagattagatggtaagtgaacaatcagttctcatagtcaatgtgttgaatgcaggataaATAGGCAGAAGACCTGAGTGGCCAAATTGTTATGTCCagaagactgggtcagagcatctctgaaacagaaaggcttgtggggtgctccctgtCAGCAGTGCTGAGTAcctgaatggtttgaggaacatgatgaagagttcaaggtgttgccctgcttccaaattccccagatctctcaattgagcatctgtgggatgtgctggaccaacaagtctgatccatggtggatccacttcgcaacttacaggacttgaaggatctgctgctaatgtcttggtgccagataccacagtagaccttcaggggtcttgtagagtccatgcctcggcgggtcggcgctgttttggcggcacgcggaggactcataatgttttggctcatcagtgtatgctCTATGATCAAGGATTTAAATTAGtccaaaaaagctaaataacCATGGCACGTCTTTGGttccttttcacatttctgggtttggaattgcagggtaaacttctatagcagtGAATGAAAGACCACAGTAAATATTATTtgggttccatttgttaacattagctaacaacattaattaacatgaactaacaatgaacaatacttctacagcatttataaatcttgaataatgttaatttcaacatattgaaaaaaaaaaatcaaaatcaaaagttgtatttgttaacattagttaatgcactatgaactaacatgaactaacaatgaacaattttatttttactaactaacataaacaaagattgataaatgctgtaaaaaatatattgttcattgttagtttgtgatgcctattgcattaactaatgttaacatatggaactttattgtaaagtgttacctattatTTTTGCTTACCCAGTTGCTCCAACAACAAAATGAACTACCACTATTACTTTTCCATAACTTTCTacaagaggaaaaaatagagaggaGAAGCGCTGGACTACAAAAGTAAGAagagagaagatgccaaattaaCTGTCACTcccatcgcagctgtggtaacttgtatttttaaactaattccgaagtaatataacacaaagcataatgttacaaattaactttaaaaattgaaaatataagAAAGTTAGCtaaatttacgctgctaaataaggctgaAACACATTGTCACAGTCTGTAAAAAGGGTCTATTacattaaaaagcctttattatcacatggcagtaaacaaaaagttcaaataCTCCCCATTGCGTTTCAGTGTGGGCCTTCTTCAGGTAGAATCTCACAAACAAGCTTCACAAAGGTGGAATTAATATCACTCATTTCTGTTTACCCTAGTATTCATCATTTGTAACTAGTGTTCAACATTCATTTATATCCCCATTACCATCACGATTCGTTAGCATAGGGCTAGATAGAAAATAATGAGCTGTATCTCTAAGTTAAAGGAGCACTCTGCTTTTTTATTTAGGTTGTACTGACTATTATGACAgttgtcttggacttatactgacaccttgAGGCATGGATGGAGCATCATGCAAAGGCAATAGCATTCGGTtagatgccattgaagagatgcactattcacagtcaaccatgattacTTTATTCTGAAAACAAAAGTGCTCGATAATAGGGGGGTTACCAAAATAaaatgagtagtattcggctggtcatgtgatcttaacatggcagcccaACACTGTGAAATGAAACAgctttttattaggctactgatttGGCTGGAttattcatctcatgtgagtgtacatgattttaaacctattaaaaaaataaaaataaaacaaaatctgtaGGGGaactttttaatgaataaaaaatcACTGGGTGCAACTTTACGCTTCTGTACATTTCTCTGCCAGTTTCATTGTAACCCTATAAGCTCAGATCAAGCTTGATATTATCTCTGTGATAAGTCTACAAATACGAATCAAATTGCTTATGCTTTTAAACAGGGGGGACAACAGAGGTGGCAGCACGGGCCTTGAGCCTGCCTGACCTGCAGGAGGCTAATGATGGCACCCAGACTTCCAACATGGAGAGTCAGGAGCAGAGTCAGCTGGAGCAGGAGATCGCGCAGGTGGACCGCACTCTGGAAGACATGGAGCTGAAGGTCAATGTTCTGCGCTGGACAGTGGAAGCACAGGGACCTCAGTATGCTGACCCCGTCAGCACTGACAGTGCCTCACTGGCGCTGCTCTCCATCGACGAAGAGGCAGCTGAGCACTTTTGCGATCGTAGCCAGATGTTCATGGCAATGATGCTGTGCGGTGTGGTACTCTTTGCCGTGGTGCTATCGGTGTGTGTGGTGTTCCTGGCATGAAGTGTAATCAAGTGCACCTTTTGTGTGGTGTAGGCTGCCAGGTAAACTGGCAATGTTACTTTTTCTAAGGTCCCTTCAGTTGTGACCGGCCAAACATTAACAATATGCACGCACTCGGTTTCAAATGAAAGGTTTAACCATTCCTTACTGTTGATCTCAACAGAGCCTGCAGTTCTACAtctttttacaaaacaaaaaattttgcAATTCATTTTGGATGTGTCCGTTTTTCACTAAAGAAATCATGAAGTAATTTGCGCTT is part of the Myxocyprinus asiaticus isolate MX2 ecotype Aquarium Trade chromosome 2, UBuf_Myxa_2, whole genome shotgun sequence genome and encodes:
- the LOC127451900 gene encoding regulator of G-protein signaling 9-binding protein B-like isoform X1, with the protein product MPLCNNKVADNGTSAQPLQEGKAMVDSLIKVVACYRHLASCVGGCTDSSSLRLDLRQTRDRAQALALSCRNHLTARLRDKNLPEDRRKETELLWVAFSSCLELLHADMCKVFSMVKHFSLAGNSTMVQTGIQGGTTEVAARALSLPDLQEANDGTQTSNMESQEQSQLEQEIAQVDRTLEDMELKVNVLRWTVEAQGPQYADPVSTDSASLALLSIDEEAAEHFCDRSQMFMAMMLCGVVLFAVVLSVCVVFLA
- the LOC127451900 gene encoding regulator of G-protein signaling 9-binding protein B-like isoform X2 — translated: MVHCLIQVEVVACYRHLASCVGGCTDSSSLRLDLRQTRDRAQALALSCRNHLTARLRDKNLPEDRRKETELLWVAFSSCLELLHADMCKVFSMVKHFSLAGNSTMVQTGIQGGTTEVAARALSLPDLQEANDGTQTSNMESQEQSQLEQEIAQVDRTLEDMELKVNVLRWTVEAQGPQYADPVSTDSASLALLSIDEEAAEHFCDRSQMFMAMMLCGVVLFAVVLSVCVVFLA